In Trichocoleus sp., the DNA window GCCTGCGCCAAGCTGACCGACCTCCGGCAAAAAACGGCTCAAGAACTGGAGGCGCTGCTGCTCCGCGAACTCAGACCCCTGGCAATGGACAAGGTGCAGTTTAAAGTTGGCATTACTCCCGGTTCTCCAAGTGCAACCGGAGCCGATCGCATCTCGTTTTTGTTTAGCCCGAACCCCGGTGAGCCACTCCAACCTCTAACGGAAATTGCCTCTGGGGGTGAAATGAGCCGTTTTTTGCTGGCTCTGAAAGCCTGCTTTACGCAGATAGACTCTGTAGGCACAATGGTTTTCGACGAAATTGATGTTGGAGTCTCAGGGCGGGTAGCTCAGGCAATCGCTGAAAAATTGCATCAACTGGGGCAGCGCCATCAAGTTTTGTGCGTCACGCACCAGGCGATCGTCGCAGCGATGGCAGACGAGCACTACCGAGTTGCTAAGGAAGTGATTGACCCTGCTGGAGCGACTGCATCCACTAAACGGAAGCGCGGCAAGGCAAAGGTGGCAGAAGTTCCTGAGGTCAATGGCTCTGCTGACGCCACAGACGAAATCCGTACTGTCGTTCGGGTAATTCCGTTGAATGAACAGCAGCGGCGCGAAGAACTGGCTCAACTTGCAGGTGGTAAGTCTGATCAGGAAGCAATTGCCTTTGCAGATTCTCTGCTGACCCAGGCGGCTAATGCTCGCTTGTCCTACCAGCCTAAAACACCGACTAAAACAGCTGCCAAATCATCTCCCAGAGCAAAAACTACCCGATCGCGCTAAGCCATAGAACTAGCCGTCTTCTTAATTCTTAGCCTTCCTCAAGCTCCGAAAACGGGATAATGAGGGTAGTGTTTGCAAAATTGCTAATCTTGAATCCCTTATGGCGGAGGCAGGTCAGGACAAGGCGATCGGGTAAAATGCCGAGAAGATGCCGAGTTTGTTTTGTAACTCTCTCTTTCACCTGCCATCAAAATAAGGATTGCCATCAAAATAAGGATGCTTCGCTCACAGACTACTTGCCTAAATGGACTCAAGTAACGTAGCCTACAACATGATCCTGTCAGGACTGCTGCAAAGCTGACAAAACTGTAGACGAAGTAATGTCAATCTTAAAGTTCTAGTTATTGCGGTCTCACGGTGAAATTATGACCTTTTGCGAATATAGACCCGGGCTGGAAGGGGTTCCCGCAACACAATCAAGCATCAGCTTTGTTGATGGAAAGAACGGAGTTCTGGAATATCGAGGCATCGGTATCGAGGACTTGGCGAAACACAGCACCTTCTTGGAAACGTCCTACCTGCTGATCTGGGGCTATCTGCCTTCCAAGGATGAGCTTGCCGACTTCGAGCATGAAATTCGCTACCATCGACGGCTGAAATACCGGGTTCGGGACATGATGAAATGCTTCCCCGAAAGCGGACACCCCATGGATGCGCTTCAGGCTTGTGCTGCGGCTCTGGGTTTATTCTATTCCCGGCGTGCTCTGGATAATCCGGTCTACATTCGTGATGCAGTCGTGCGTCTGCTGGCAAAAATCCCGACGATGGTTGCCGCATTCCAACTGATGCGAAAGGGGAATGACCCTGTCCAGCCTCGTGACGATCTCGATTATGCCGCCAATTTCCTCTATATGCTGAACGAGCAGGAACCCGATCCGCTCGCTGCCCGCATTTTTGATATTTGTCTGACACTCCACGCTGAGCATACGATCAACGCTTCCACTTTCTCGGCAATGGTAACGGCTTCAACGCTAACTGACCCTTACGCCGTGATTGCTTCCGCAGTCGGAACGCTGGCAGGTCCTTTACATGGCGGCGCAAACGAAGAAGTGATCGAGATGCTGGAGGAGATTGGATCGATCGATAACGTTGAGCCTTACCTGGAAAATTGTCTACAGCGCAAATCCAAGATCATGGGCTTTGGGCATCGCGTTTATAAAGTAAAAGACCCTCGCGCCATTATTCTGCAAGAACTAGCAGAGCAGTTATTTGAGAAATTTGGACGTGACCACTATTACGATGTAGCAGTTGCTTTAGAGAAAGCCGTCTCCGATCGCTTGGGGCACAAGGGTATTTACCCCAACGTTGACTTCTACTCTGGCTTGGTTTATCGCAAGATGGGCATTCCGACCGATCTATTTACGCCTGTCTTTGCCATTGCTCGCGTCGCGGGTTGGCTGGCGCACTGGAAAGAGCAACTGGAAGAGAACCGGATCTTCCGCCCCACCCAAATCTACACGGGGATGCGGGGTACGCCTTATGTGCCGATCGAAAAACGGCAGTCGGGGCATGATCAGGAACTAATGGATTTAGTAACTGGTTAATTGCTGAGGGGTAATCGGTAATGGGTGAGGGGTAATTTCGCTATCCTGATCCCTGAATCTCTCTTTTAGACTGGAAATGAGAGGGACTGGAGCCATTGCGCCTATGACTGAGTTAGAAACTGTTTGCCAGAGTGACCTGGTTCATCAAATTGTGATCGATCGCGCTACGACTGAGGAACTGGGTCGTGTGGAAGTACTGTGGATGTATCCTCCAGCGCATCGGGTACTTGGATTCGTCTGCAAGTCGGGGCTATTGGGCAACAAAAAATCAGCCTTTAAGCTGGATGATATTGAGGCGATCGGGGGGAGCGGCGTTCTCGTCCGGAGTCGAGGGCAGGCAACGACGGCAGACCGGGTCAAGCGGCTAGAGTCGCTGATGCAGCATGAAGTTTGGAGTGAGCGAGGCGATCGATTGGGCAAAATCACCGATTGTCTGTTTAATCTTCGCACCGGACAAATCACCCATTACTTGTTTGCCTCTGGAGAACTGCCAGGAATTATGGGAGAGGTGTATCAGATTGCGCCTTCGCAGATCGTCAGCGTTGGTAAAAAGCGAGTCTTGATTTACGACATTGCGGCAGATCAGCTTGAACTGTACCAGGAGAGCTTGCCCCGGAAAGTCTCGAAGGCGGGCGAAGCCTTTAAGGAAGAAGCAGTACAGGAGTGGCGATCGATCTCGCAGCGGGCAAAAGAGCGGTTTCAGGGCTTGACCGAACAAGCAAAGGAACGCGCCCAAACCTGGAATGAGCGATTGCGAGAAGAAGCACAACTGTTGGCAGAACGGGCTAGAGAACAAAGCCAGGAATTGGCAGAACAGGTCAAAGAACAGACGCAAACGATCGGCAGGCAGGTCGAAGAAGGCTTCCAAACCTTGACTGTTCATGCAGAAGAAATTTTTGAGGCAACCGATCGATCGACTCCTGCCAGAGACAAGGCTGATGTTGAGGACGAATTCGACTTTGAAGATGACTTTGACTTTGAAGATGACTTCGAGGATGAAGAGGAATTTAATCCGAAAGTCAATTCTCCCAGTCCAGCCAATCAACCTGAATCGCAAGCAAACCAAGCTGGAAATCAGTCTGAATCTGATGAGTGGGATGACGAATGGGGAGATGAATGGGACGTTAAAAGCAATGTTAAGCCAGACACTGCTGTCACGCCTGAACGCCCTCCAATTCCCGACCTTCAACCGCTATCCTCTCCCAAAACAGATTTGGCAGACGATGACGATGACGAACCCTGGATTTAGTAGACTCTAAGCAGTAAAGTCTCTGTACATATTAAAATGTGATTCGAGTCGCCGCTTATGACTACAACCCCCCTGTCTACCGGGATCGAAGTTCGTGCTGTCACCACGCCCCAGGACGCCGAGCAGTTTCTCGATCTGCCTGCAAAAGTTTACGTGAAAGACCCACAATGGGTTCCTCCCATTCGCAGCAGCGTTGTTGGAGAGCTTGCTGAAACCAATCCCTTCCGGCAGTACGGCAGGCTTCAGCAGTTTATCGCCGTTAAACCTGGAACAGAGGAGGTAGTCGGTCGGATTGTCGCAGCGGTTAACGATCGCCTGATTGAACGAGAAGGACAGAAGATTGGGCTATTCGGCTATTTTGAATGCATTGAAGATTTTTCAGTGGCTCAGGCTCTTTTTGATGCAGCGGGGCAGTGGCTTCGATCCCAGGGTATGACGATCGTGCGGGGCCCCATTAACCTCTCCACACACAATAGCTGCCTGTTTCTGGTCGATGGCTTTGACTCGCCGCCAGTGATCATGATGCCTTACAATCCGCCCTACTATCCGCAGTTTATGGAGCAGGACGGCTGGCACAAAGCCAAAGACGCTTACGCCTACGATTTTCCGCTCACGACCCAACTGCCCGAAGAATTCGAGAAAGCCTATCGGATTGCTTGTAAGTCGGGGGTGACCTTCCGCCCCATCCACACCAAAGGCGAAGGATTTCAGCAAGATTGCGTCAGCCTCTATCACTTATTCAATAAAGCTTTTGCCCCCAACTGGAGTTCGACCCCTCGCACCCTGGAAGAATTTTTAGAGGAAGCCAAATCGCTGCAAAGTTTAGTTGATCCTGATATCTTTCCGATCGCGGAATACAACGGCGAAATGATCGGCTTCTTTATGGGCTTACCCGACTACAACATTGCCCTGAAGCATGTTAACGGCAAGCTCAACTGGCTCGGCATCCTCAAATTTCTCTGGTATCGTCGCCAAGTTGATGTAGGGCGCGTGATTGCCATTTGTTCCTTACCGGAATATCGCCGCAAAATGGTGCCGCTCGCCTTAATTTACCTCGGCATGAGTGGTGGTATTCAAAAAGGTAAACCCTATCGAAGGGCTGAACTCTCCTGGGTTTTTGAAGATAACAATGCTTCACGGAGAGTGATTGAAGCCTCTGGCGGCAAAGTGTATAAAACCTATCGCATTTATGAGAAAAGTCTGGTTTAGACCTTGGTTAATTAGACCTTGGTTAAAAAGTTGCACATCTGGCGAATCTCCCTAATTCTCTTCTAGGAAGTTTAAAAAGGGAGGACTGCGTCGCTCAACGTTCCTTTTTTGCATAGCAGCAAGAGCAAGTATGAAAGCACTGGTTACTGGAGCAAGTGGATTTACCGGATCTCACCTGGTCAAAGCCCTAGTCGATCGCGGTGACACTGTCGTTGCCTTTGTCCGAAAATCCAGCAATTTGTCTCGGCTGGCAGGCTATGATGTGCAATTCGCCTACGGAGACATTACCGATCGCCCTGCTCTGGAAGCGGCAATGCAGGGTGTTGATGTCGTTTTTCATACTGCTGCCTATGTTGAACTGGGACTAGTCAACGCAGCCGAAATGGAGCGAATCAATGTGGAAGGAACCCGCGCTGTTTTGGAGGCGGCAAAAGCTGCTGGAATTGGCAAAACGGTTTATTGCAGCACGATCGGCATCTATGGCGATACGCAGGGACGGCTGATCAACGAAACCTTTCAGCGCGAGCAGCAGGGCTTTTCTTCGGCATACGATCGTACGAAATATCTGGCACAACAGCTTGTTGATCAGGCTGTCTCAGATGGCTTACCCGTTGTCAGCGTTATGCCTTCCGGTATTTTTGGCGCAGATGATCCTCATTTTGGTCCAGCATTACAAGCATTTCGCCAGGGTAAATTAAAGGTTTGGGCAGGGGGCGATCGAATTACCGGAATCGTTCATGTTGATGATTTGGTTGCGGCAATGGTGCTAGCAGCCGAAAAAGCGCCATCTGGTTCACACTATATTGCTTCGACCGGGGAACTTTCAACCCGCGAAATGTTTGATTTTATCAGCCAGGAAACAGGCATTCCTGCGCCTCGCGAAATCCCCGAACCAATCGTTCGCTTCACCGGAAATCTGCTTGACTCGATCGGCAAGCTCTTCTCCTGGCAGCCCCCAATCAGCCGCGAACGAGTTCACTACATTTACGATCGCTGCGTTCGCGTTGATGGCAGCAAAGCCAGACAAGAGCTGGGCTGGAATCCCCGATCGGTGGAAACAACCCTGCGTGATTGCCTGAAATAGTCGTTAAAATCGCCATCCCTGGCTCAGTGTGACGTTGCTGTTCCGCTCGCTCAAAATCCCATCTTCTAAGTAAGCAACGCGATCGGCAACGTCAATGATGCGCGGGTCGTGCGTCACCATAATTACAGTACGATTGCCTTCTTTTGCCAGTTTGCGGAGCAGCGTGATCACGGCATGTCCGCTGTGAGAATCGAGGGCGGCGGTGGGTTCATCTGCCAAAATAAACTGGGGATTGCCTGCTAAAGAACGGGCAATGGCAACTCGCTGCTTCTGCCCACCAGACAAGTCACGCGGCAGACTCTTTGCCTTATCCGCCAAACCCACTTGATCAAGCAAAAACATCGCTTCATGTCGGGCAGTACGTCCTTTTGTCCCTTTCATATTTAGGGCAAGTTCAACGTTCTCCACAGCACTCAAAGCAGGGAAGAGATTGAACTCTTGAAAGATAAAGCCCAGGTTCTTGAGGCGGAACTGCGCCAACTGCGATCGGTTCATCCGTGTCAGGTCTTGTCCAAGTAGACAAACGGTTCCGGCAGTGGGAGTGAGAATGCCACCTAGAATGGAGAGCAGTGTGGTTTTACCTGAGCCGGAAGGACCCATGAGCAGTTGGATTTCGCCGCGATAGACATCTAGGTTGATGTCCTTGAGAGCGTGATAGCGCTGAGAGCCATTTTGGAAGACCATCTCCACATCACGTACCGTAATTGCCCGTGTCCCTGTACCGCAAGCCTCCCGACTTGCCTCCGTGACCGAGTGCATCACCGACGATTCTGCTAAATTCACCTGGAAATTGACGGGAGTAGCTGTCATTTTGACTGAGTTAAGTTGAGTGTAAGTAGAGTGGGAACTAAGCGACTGATGTACACGGTTGATGTGGAGGAGCAATGCGATCGAGGGTGCGGTTTGGAGAAATCCTTCGCTTCTAGATCCACCAGCAATTATCTAGAATTCGGATTGGCGTGTGAGTTTATATCTGCACCAGTTGAGGAATTAATTTTCGTCTGTTCTAGGATCTACCCAGTTCTTGACGGGGTACGGCGTGACAAGGTTCATGTCTAAACAATATCTTCAAGGAACTATTCATATTCTGTAATGATTTCAAAGATTGTTAACTTCGGATTTCAAAGTTTATGATTTGAACACAATTGCCGGATCAACGCGGGTTACTTTCTGGATCGCAAACAGAGCAGAACCAACGCACATCAGGATGGTGATGCCCAGAATCCCGGTTGCAGCGATCGGCGTAATCAAAATCGTGATGCCCTGCGTGTTAAAGGTCCAAACACCTAAGCCCCAGCAAAGCGCCAGACTGGGAAAATATCCTAGAACCGCCATCCACAGTGATTGTTGGATAATGATGCTGTAAATGACCCGATCGCCCACGCCCATTGCTTTTAAGGTAGCAAACTCCTTCATATGATCAGAAACAGAAGAATAAAGAATCTGTCCCACGATCACCATCCCCACAATCACCCCCACAGTTGCTCCTAACCCCAGAATGAAACCGATGCCCGTTCGCTGAAGCCAGTAGTTACGGGTTCGAGCTGCCATTTCACTACGCGTATAGGCACGAGTACTGGGAATCGCTGCTTCCAGGCGTTTTTTGAGCTGTTCCAGGTCTTCTCCTGGCTTTGCCTTGACCAAAACGTAGGTAATGGGATCAGTTGCGGTAAGCGGCGTCGGCTTCGTAGCTACTGTGGAATTTGGGGAAGTCTCATAAACATTGGTACAGAGGAATTGATCCCCCTGCATCCGACAGTTGAGATTTGCGGTACGGTTGCCAGTCGCGTAGGCTTTGGCATTTTCGAGCGAGGTGAATAAATAAGAGCTGGACGCAACCGACTGAGCATCCTGGGTGAGAGCAGAGACTTTAACAGGCAGAGAACCGATCGTCGCTCTGTCTCCGATCTGCTGCACATTTAGACTATCGAGGGAGCTGCGATCGACCATAACGCTGTAGGGCTGTTTCAAGTCACTCAGACTGCCTGCACTCAAGTCAAACGAATTGAACAGTTGCCCAGTAGGGTCAAAACCGAAAATCCGCACCGAGCTAATTTCGCCCTGAGAACTGCGCCAAATGCCGCCGCTGAGAAGCAGTGCTTCTGCCCGTCCTACCCCTGATAC includes these proteins:
- a CDS encoding PRC-barrel domain-containing protein, whose product is MTELETVCQSDLVHQIVIDRATTEELGRVEVLWMYPPAHRVLGFVCKSGLLGNKKSAFKLDDIEAIGGSGVLVRSRGQATTADRVKRLESLMQHEVWSERGDRLGKITDCLFNLRTGQITHYLFASGELPGIMGEVYQIAPSQIVSVGKKRVLIYDIAADQLELYQESLPRKVSKAGEAFKEEAVQEWRSISQRAKERFQGLTEQAKERAQTWNERLREEAQLLAERAREQSQELAEQVKEQTQTIGRQVEEGFQTLTVHAEEIFEATDRSTPARDKADVEDEFDFEDDFDFEDDFEDEEEFNPKVNSPSPANQPESQANQAGNQSESDEWDDEWGDEWDVKSNVKPDTAVTPERPPIPDLQPLSSPKTDLADDDDDEPWI
- a CDS encoding ABC transporter ATP-binding protein; the encoded protein is MTATPVNFQVNLAESSVMHSVTEASREACGTGTRAITVRDVEMVFQNGSQRYHALKDINLDVYRGEIQLLMGPSGSGKTTLLSILGGILTPTAGTVCLLGQDLTRMNRSQLAQFRLKNLGFIFQEFNLFPALSAVENVELALNMKGTKGRTARHEAMFLLDQVGLADKAKSLPRDLSGGQKQRVAIARSLAGNPQFILADEPTAALDSHSGHAVITLLRKLAKEGNRTVIMVTHDPRIIDVADRVAYLEDGILSERNSNVTLSQGWRF
- a CDS encoding NAD-dependent epimerase/dehydratase family protein, which codes for MKALVTGASGFTGSHLVKALVDRGDTVVAFVRKSSNLSRLAGYDVQFAYGDITDRPALEAAMQGVDVVFHTAAYVELGLVNAAEMERINVEGTRAVLEAAKAAGIGKTVYCSTIGIYGDTQGRLINETFQREQQGFSSAYDRTKYLAQQLVDQAVSDGLPVVSVMPSGIFGADDPHFGPALQAFRQGKLKVWAGGDRITGIVHVDDLVAAMVLAAEKAPSGSHYIASTGELSTREMFDFISQETGIPAPREIPEPIVRFTGNLLDSIGKLFSWQPPISRERVHYIYDRCVRVDGSKARQELGWNPRSVETTLRDCLK
- a CDS encoding citrate synthase, which gives rise to MTFCEYRPGLEGVPATQSSISFVDGKNGVLEYRGIGIEDLAKHSTFLETSYLLIWGYLPSKDELADFEHEIRYHRRLKYRVRDMMKCFPESGHPMDALQACAAALGLFYSRRALDNPVYIRDAVVRLLAKIPTMVAAFQLMRKGNDPVQPRDDLDYAANFLYMLNEQEPDPLAARIFDICLTLHAEHTINASTFSAMVTASTLTDPYAVIASAVGTLAGPLHGGANEEVIEMLEEIGSIDNVEPYLENCLQRKSKIMGFGHRVYKVKDPRAIILQELAEQLFEKFGRDHYYDVAVALEKAVSDRLGHKGIYPNVDFYSGLVYRKMGIPTDLFTPVFAIARVAGWLAHWKEQLEENRIFRPTQIYTGMRGTPYVPIEKRQSGHDQELMDLVTG
- a CDS encoding FtsX-like permease family protein translates to MASIARRNLFEDIPRFLVAQAGIVFAVSLVTIQTGILNGFVRSVGLLVERSNADIWVASQDMVEVELTLPISAGALAQAQKVSGVGRAEALLLSGGIWRSSQGEISSVRIFGFDPTGQLFNSFDLSAGSLSDLKQPYSVMVDRSSLDSLNVQQIGDRATIGSLPVKVSALTQDAQSVASSSYLFTSLENAKAYATGNRTANLNCRMQGDQFLCTNVYETSPNSTVATKPTPLTATDPITYVLVKAKPGEDLEQLKKRLEAAIPSTRAYTRSEMAARTRNYWLQRTGIGFILGLGATVGVIVGMVIVGQILYSSVSDHMKEFATLKAMGVGDRVIYSIIIQQSLWMAVLGYFPSLALCWGLGVWTFNTQGITILITPIAATGILGITILMCVGSALFAIQKVTRVDPAIVFKS